In Dyadobacter sp. NIV53, a single window of DNA contains:
- a CDS encoding type II toxin-antitoxin system HipA family toxin, producing the protein MADRTDIYIYADWIGMAGPKLIGTLSAQQAKGRKSFSFTYQKNWIASNEQFLLDPDIAWFGGAQYPNQKENFGVFLDSMPDTWGRTLMKRRASILAKQNGKQVPVLYDIDFLLGVHDESRMGALRFKLDPDGPFLNNDSVSPTPPWATIRELQHGAELIESNEDTVEVRKWLAMLMAPGSSLGGARPKANIIDETGQMWIAKFPSKNDSTDKAAWEYLAYRLAVSAGVDMAESKLEHVAGKYHTFFTKRFDREKSSRIHFASAMTMTGKNEELIRDDIPSYLDIVEFIQFSGASVNEDLVQLWRRMVFNILISNTDDHLRNHGFFLQSAGWRLSPAFDINPSIDKDGLALSIDMDSNQLDLDLAKQVGVYFRLGEKEMDEIIDQVKSVITGWQKLASEIGIARGEQIMMAPAFRV; encoded by the coding sequence ATGGCAGACCGGACAGACATTTATATTTATGCAGATTGGATCGGGATGGCAGGGCCAAAACTAATCGGGACGCTCTCTGCCCAGCAAGCCAAGGGCAGGAAATCGTTCAGCTTTACATACCAAAAAAACTGGATCGCTTCCAATGAACAATTCTTGCTCGATCCTGACATTGCCTGGTTTGGTGGCGCACAATATCCTAATCAAAAAGAGAATTTTGGCGTCTTTCTCGACTCTATGCCGGACACTTGGGGGCGCACGCTTATGAAAAGAAGAGCTTCCATTCTGGCAAAGCAAAATGGGAAACAGGTTCCTGTCTTATATGACATAGATTTTTTATTGGGAGTCCATGATGAAAGTCGGATGGGTGCATTGCGGTTCAAGCTGGATCCGGATGGGCCATTTTTAAACAATGATTCGGTCTCGCCAACGCCTCCTTGGGCAACTATCCGTGAGCTTCAACATGGCGCCGAGCTTATCGAGTCCAACGAAGATACGGTGGAGGTGAGAAAATGGCTGGCTATGCTGATGGCTCCGGGGTCTTCCCTCGGTGGAGCAAGACCGAAAGCCAATATTATTGATGAGACAGGACAAATGTGGATCGCCAAATTTCCATCAAAAAACGACAGTACCGACAAGGCTGCGTGGGAATATCTGGCCTATCGCCTGGCTGTTAGTGCTGGTGTAGACATGGCTGAAAGCAAATTGGAGCATGTAGCTGGCAAGTATCATACTTTTTTCACAAAGCGATTCGACCGGGAAAAAAGTTCGCGCATCCATTTTGCCTCCGCCATGACCATGACAGGTAAGAATGAAGAACTAATTCGCGACGACATCCCTTCCTATCTTGATATAGTCGAATTCATACAATTTTCCGGAGCTAGCGTGAACGAAGATCTAGTCCAGCTATGGCGACGAATGGTATTTAATATACTAATATCCAATACGGATGACCATCTGCGGAATCACGGATTTTTCCTCCAATCCGCTGGATGGAGGCTTTCGCCGGCTTTTGATATTAATCCGTCGATTGATAAAGATGGACTTGCACTGAGTATTGATATGGACAGCAATCAACTTGATTTAGATCTGGCTAAGCAGGTTGGAGTCTACTTTCGGTTAGGAGAAAAGGAGATGGATGAAATTATAGATCAAGTAAAATCAGTTATAACTGGTTGGCAGAAGTTGGCGAGTGAAATCGGAATAGCCAGGGGTGAGCAAATAATGATGGCACCGGCGTTTCGGGTGTGA
- a CDS encoding helix-turn-helix domain-containing protein → MQTKKQVLLPRFQKTLEQLGENIKLARKRRRLTTIQVSERAGIDRTTLYHIEKGNPSVSIGAYFNVLRVLGLQDDFLKLGADDELGRKLQDLKLIGKS, encoded by the coding sequence ATGCAAACTAAAAAGCAAGTGTTATTGCCCCGGTTTCAGAAAACTCTGGAACAGCTGGGCGAAAACATCAAATTAGCCCGCAAGCGACGGAGGCTTACCACCATTCAGGTATCTGAGCGGGCCGGAATCGATCGCACTACACTGTATCACATTGAGAAAGGCAACCCAAGTGTATCGATAGGGGCGTATTTTAATGTTTTGAGAGTTCTGGGTTTGCAAGACGATTTTCTCAAATTAGGTGCCGACGATGAGCTGGGAAGGAAATTGCAGGATTTGAAACTGATTGGCAAATCTTAG
- a CDS encoding ABC-F family ATP-binding cassette domain-containing protein has translation MITVENLAVEFSGSVLFSEVSFVINPTDKIALMGKNGAGKSTMMKIIAGEQKANRGHVRAPKDAVIAYLPQHLLTEDNCTVFEEAAKAFKQVFEMRAEMEKLNLALETRTDYESDEYMAIIEQVTEIGEKYYQLEDVNYDAEVEKALKGLGFRPEDFQRQTKEFSGGWRMRIELAKILLQKPDLILLDEPTNHIDIESVMWLEDFLVNKANAVMVISHDRAFIDNITNRTIEVTMGRIFDYKANYSHYLVLREERRSHQVKAYQEQQKMIADNMQFIERFRGTYSKTNQVSSRERMLEKLEIIEIDEIDNSSLKLRFPPSPRSGDYPVTVKDVSKSYGDQVVFKNASMTISRGEKVSFVGRNGEGKSTMIKAIMGQIAVDGTCQLGHNVKVGYFAQNQASLLDPNLTIFQTVDEVAEGDVRTQIKNILGAFMFQGEDIDKKVSVLSGGEKTRLAMVKLLLEPVNLLILDEPTNHLDLKSKDVLKEALRNFDGTLVLVSHDRDFLQGLSQKVFEFKDKRVIEHFETIDAFLERNRIKSIADLQLAK, from the coding sequence ATGATTACAGTTGAAAATTTGGCCGTTGAATTTAGCGGATCTGTCCTTTTTAGCGAAGTTTCATTCGTTATTAATCCTACTGATAAAATTGCCCTGATGGGTAAAAATGGAGCGGGAAAATCCACAATGATGAAAATTATTGCTGGTGAACAAAAAGCCAATCGCGGCCATGTACGTGCACCCAAAGACGCCGTGATCGCTTATTTGCCGCAACATTTACTTACCGAAGATAACTGTACCGTTTTCGAGGAAGCGGCCAAAGCATTCAAGCAGGTTTTTGAAATGCGTGCCGAAATGGAAAAACTGAATCTTGCGCTCGAAACCCGCACAGATTATGAGAGCGATGAATATATGGCGATCATCGAACAGGTTACTGAAATCGGTGAAAAATATTACCAGCTGGAAGACGTCAATTATGACGCGGAGGTAGAGAAAGCCCTGAAAGGACTGGGATTCAGGCCGGAAGATTTTCAGCGGCAAACCAAGGAATTCAGCGGAGGGTGGCGTATGCGTATTGAGCTTGCCAAAATACTATTGCAAAAGCCGGACCTTATTTTACTGGATGAGCCTACCAACCATATTGACATTGAATCTGTGATGTGGCTGGAAGATTTTTTGGTGAATAAGGCAAATGCTGTAATGGTTATTTCCCACGACCGTGCCTTTATCGACAATATTACCAACCGTACCATTGAGGTAACGATGGGGCGGATTTTTGACTACAAAGCCAATTATTCACATTATCTGGTATTGCGTGAGGAGCGCAGGTCACATCAGGTAAAGGCGTATCAGGAGCAGCAGAAAATGATTGCTGACAATATGCAGTTTATTGAGCGCTTCCGTGGTACATACTCCAAAACCAACCAGGTTTCTTCCCGCGAACGTATGCTGGAAAAACTGGAAATTATTGAAATTGATGAAATTGATAATTCATCCCTGAAACTTCGTTTTCCACCTTCGCCACGCTCAGGGGATTATCCGGTTACAGTGAAAGATGTTTCCAAATCCTACGGGGATCAGGTTGTGTTCAAAAACGCCAGCATGACTATTTCCAGAGGGGAAAAGGTGTCGTTTGTGGGACGGAATGGTGAAGGTAAATCTACGATGATCAAGGCTATCATGGGCCAGATCGCTGTGGACGGAACCTGTCAGCTTGGCCACAATGTCAAGGTTGGTTATTTTGCGCAAAACCAGGCATCGTTACTGGATCCTAATCTGACTATTTTCCAGACGGTTGACGAGGTTGCAGAAGGAGATGTAAGAACCCAGATCAAGAATATTCTGGGAGCCTTTATGTTTCAGGGCGAGGATATTGACAAAAAAGTAAGTGTATTGTCGGGTGGAGAAAAAACGCGCCTTGCCATGGTGAAGCTGCTTCTGGAACCTGTAAACCTATTGATTCTCGATGAGCCTACAAACCACCTTGATTTGAAATCCAAGGATGTTTTGAAAGAAGCACTCCGCAACTTTGACGGTACGCTGGTGCTGGTTTCTCACGATCGTGATTTTTTACAAGGCTTATCTCAAAAAGTTTTTGAGTTTAAGGACAAACGGGTGATTGAGCATTTTGAGACGATTGATGCTTTTTTGGAACGGAATAGGATTAAGAGTATCGCGGATTTGCAATTGGCTAAGTAG
- a CDS encoding acyltransferase, with amino-acid sequence MNNNNLGTKPHYQILDGLRGVAAIIVVFFHLTEPLATSHLDNVVNHGYLAVDFFFLLSGYVIGYAYDDRWDKLTIGGFLRRRFERLQPLIVLGMTLGAAGFYFTDSAIWPLIHTVPVWKLIVVMLIGYTILPIPLSMDIRGWFEMHPLNSVGWSLFFEYIANILYALGMRKLSNKALACFVVLAGAVLLHFAVTNPNGDITGGWTLNAEHMRVGIIRTIFPFFAGLLLSRVVRPAYIKNAFLWCSLMVAAVLLMPRIGGAEHLWMNGLYEVFCIVIVFPLIVYLGASGVVRSSAEVKICKFLGDISYPLYMTHYVLVYFYVAWVSNHKGITLWQALPYAMLTFSGAIVLAYASLKLYDEPVRAWLRKKLK; translated from the coding sequence ATGAATAATAATAACCTTGGCACAAAGCCGCATTATCAAATATTGGACGGACTTCGGGGCGTGGCAGCGATCATCGTCGTATTCTTTCACCTTACCGAACCGCTTGCCACCAGCCATCTCGACAATGTTGTAAACCATGGTTACCTGGCAGTTGATTTTTTCTTTCTCCTGTCCGGCTATGTAATTGGTTATGCCTACGACGACAGGTGGGACAAATTAACCATTGGCGGTTTTCTTCGCCGCCGGTTCGAGCGGCTGCAGCCACTTATTGTATTGGGTATGACGCTTGGGGCTGCCGGCTTTTACTTTACCGACTCGGCCATTTGGCCGCTAATTCATACAGTTCCCGTATGGAAGCTGATTGTCGTCATGCTGATCGGTTATACTATTCTGCCCATACCACTTTCTATGGATATCCGCGGCTGGTTTGAAATGCATCCGCTCAATAGTGTTGGCTGGTCATTATTTTTCGAATATATCGCTAATATTCTTTATGCGCTGGGAATGAGGAAATTATCTAACAAAGCATTGGCCTGTTTTGTAGTACTGGCAGGTGCAGTACTTTTGCATTTTGCTGTTACTAATCCCAACGGAGACATCACCGGCGGCTGGACACTCAATGCAGAACACATGCGGGTTGGGATCATACGTACGATATTTCCATTTTTTGCCGGATTGCTTTTATCGCGGGTAGTACGTCCTGCCTATATCAAAAATGCCTTTTTGTGGTGCAGTTTGATGGTTGCCGCTGTTTTGCTTATGCCAAGAATAGGCGGTGCAGAACATCTCTGGATGAATGGTTTGTACGAAGTTTTTTGTATTGTCATTGTCTTTCCACTCATCGTATATCTCGGTGCAAGCGGTGTAGTGCGTAGCTCAGCGGAAGTCAAAATTTGTAAGTTTCTCGGCGATATTTCCTATCCCTTATACATGACGCATTATGTGCTTGTCTATTTTTATGTGGCATGGGTAAGCAATCACAAGGGCATTACATTATGGCAGGCCTTGCCCTATGCAATGCTCACATTTTCAGGTGCTATCGTATTGGCTTATGCAAGTTTAAAGTTGTACGATGAACCTGTAAGAGCCTGGTTACGGAAAAAGCTTAAGTAA
- a CDS encoding VOC family protein codes for MKVQIWGNLGVKDVERTKAFYTKLGFKQNTGPESDELVSITFGDEGFIINFFKEDSLKKAMKGELADLSKGNEIMFSISAETEEEVNDWAVKIKDAGGVVFSQPEAFHGMYGCAFTDPDGHKFNILKWK; via the coding sequence ATGAAAGTACAAATCTGGGGCAATTTAGGCGTTAAAGATGTGGAGCGAACCAAAGCGTTTTACACGAAACTGGGTTTTAAGCAAAACACCGGGCCGGAGAGCGACGAGCTGGTCAGTATTACATTCGGCGATGAGGGTTTTATCATTAACTTTTTTAAAGAAGACAGTTTAAAGAAAGCAATGAAAGGAGAATTGGCTGACCTGAGCAAAGGCAATGAAATTATGTTTTCGATCTCTGCCGAAACGGAAGAAGAGGTAAACGACTGGGCTGTAAAAATAAAGGATGCCGGTGGCGTTGTGTTCAGCCAGCCCGAAGCATTCCATGGTATGTACGGCTGCGCCTTCACCGATCCGGACGGGCATAAGTTTAATATCTTGAAGTGGAAGTAA
- a CDS encoding IS3 family transposase (programmed frameshift), with protein MSGERRVFDKEFKLMSVELSNSRTDLAALAKELDVPPAMLYRWRREFSAKQNGSFPGNGKVILSETEQELARLRKELRDTQLERDILKKANRHFLQERWQIFGFIKDHRKIFPIEKMCMVFKVSRSRFYTWLSNKLSDTAIENQTLIDKIIVIHGDSKQTYGSPRVTQELYKLGVKVSRPRVARLMKKAKIRSIVKRKFRVTTDSEHTYPVVANKLNRQFKVEKIATAWVSDITYIKTTQGWLYLTIVLDLADRRVIGWALSSTMKAIDTVIPAWKMALKNRSVTCELIFHSDRGIQYACNEFKSLLDKSPLVIRSMSRKGNCWDNAVAESFFKTLKAECVYQNTFINKHQAAIIVFEYIETWYNRKRLHSALGYMSPKEFEELLNMQKIAA; from the exons ATGTCTGGAGAAAGAAGAGTATTTGACAAGGAGTTCAAACTGATGAGCGTTGAACTAAGCAATAGCCGCACAGACCTTGCTGCACTGGCAAAAGAATTGGATGTTCCACCTGCTATGCTATACCGCTGGCGTAGAGAGTTTTCTGCGAAACAAAACGGTAGTTTTCCTGGCAACGGAAAGGTGATTTTAAGTGAAACGGAACAGGAATTGGCCCGGCTAAGGAAAGAACTCCGCGACACACAACTTGAACGAGATATCTTAAAAAAGGCTA ATAGGCATTTTCTCCAGGAGCGATGGCAAATATTCGGGTTCATAAAGGATCACCGGAAAATATTTCCCATTGAGAAAATGTGCATGGTTTTTAAGGTAAGCAGAAGCAGGTTTTATACTTGGCTGAGCAATAAACTATCGGATACAGCTATTGAAAATCAGACCCTTATCGATAAAATAATTGTTATTCATGGGGATAGTAAACAAACGTACGGAAGCCCCAGGGTCACTCAGGAATTGTACAAACTGGGGGTGAAAGTGTCCCGTCCAAGGGTCGCCAGACTGATGAAGAAAGCAAAAATAAGAAGTATTGTCAAGAGAAAATTCCGTGTCACAACAGATTCTGAACATACATATCCGGTTGTAGCAAATAAGCTTAACAGGCAATTTAAAGTAGAAAAAATAGCTACTGCGTGGGTGTCTGACATCACATACATTAAAACGACGCAAGGTTGGCTATATCTCACCATAGTACTGGATTTAGCTGACAGGAGAGTAATTGGATGGGCGCTTAGTTCAACAATGAAAGCTATTGATACTGTGATACCTGCGTGGAAAATGGCTCTGAAAAATAGAAGCGTAACCTGTGAATTAATTTTCCATTCGGATAGGGGAATTCAATACGCCTGCAACGAATTTAAAAGTTTGCTGGACAAAAGCCCACTGGTAATAAGAAGCATGAGCAGAAAAGGAAATTGTTGGGATAATGCGGTTGCTGAAAGTTTTTTTAAGACCTTAAAAGCAGAATGTGTTTACCAAAATACTTTTATTAATAAACACCAGGCAGCAATAATTGTATTTGAATATATTGAAACCTGGTATAATAGAAAGAGGCTTCATTCTGCCCTCGGGTACATGTCACCAAAAGAATTTGAAGAACTTTTAAATATGCAGAAAATTGCGGCTTAA
- a CDS encoding PIN domain-containing protein, whose protein sequence is MVGEIYLILDTNIWLYLANNLDPYNARSDEETHFLLYEKLEKLVLDRSIKILINDIILDEWKRNKAQTLLSVQKHSNKLKTDIDSLQRIQSILGSENARNMELI, encoded by the coding sequence ATGGTTGGTGAAATTTACCTTATTTTAGATACCAATATTTGGCTGTATTTAGCAAATAATTTAGACCCATATAATGCTAGGTCTGATGAAGAAACTCACTTCCTGTTATATGAGAAATTAGAAAAATTGGTGTTAGATAGGAGTATCAAAATACTTATTAATGATATAATTTTAGATGAATGGAAAAGGAATAAAGCCCAGACGTTACTCTCTGTACAAAAACACTCTAATAAACTCAAAACGGATATAGATAGTCTGCAAAGAATTCAATCTATTTTGGGGAGTGAGAACGCGAGGAACATGGAATTAATATAA
- a CDS encoding IS5 family transposase — translation MNKQFLELTDPQWEAILPFFNLKRKRKLDLRQVMNALLYVVRTGCQWRNLPAQWPNWQAVYYYFDKWKRNGLFERINRVVNQLDRKNQEREEYPSIFCIDSQSVKLSPGIFEDRGIDANKKVNGRKRQLLVDSGGRLWAAHVHAGNIGDGPAALALVPHILYYSDRLEKIYGDQAYNGVFAKNINEFGFDFEKASRPESAKGFVPVAKRWVVERSISWTNYFRRLVKDYEYTTSSSVAWLYLANTQLMLQRICLKNQT, via the coding sequence GTGAACAAACAGTTTTTGGAACTGACCGATCCCCAATGGGAGGCAATTTTACCATTTTTTAATTTAAAAAGAAAAAGAAAATTAGATCTTAGGCAGGTGATGAATGCCTTACTTTATGTAGTCCGAACTGGTTGTCAGTGGAGAAACCTTCCTGCTCAATGGCCAAATTGGCAAGCTGTTTACTATTATTTTGACAAGTGGAAACGTAATGGATTATTTGAAAGGATCAACCGCGTCGTTAATCAACTGGATAGAAAAAATCAAGAAAGAGAAGAATATCCTTCCATATTTTGCATTGATAGTCAAAGTGTTAAACTGTCACCAGGAATTTTTGAAGATCGTGGAATTGATGCAAACAAAAAAGTTAACGGGCGTAAAAGACAGTTACTTGTTGACAGCGGTGGTCGCCTTTGGGCTGCCCATGTCCACGCAGGTAATATTGGAGATGGACCAGCAGCTCTAGCACTAGTACCACATATTTTGTATTATAGTGATCGTCTTGAAAAAATATATGGAGACCAAGCGTATAACGGCGTATTTGCTAAAAATATAAATGAATTTGGTTTCGATTTTGAAAAAGCTTCCCGTCCAGAATCAGCAAAAGGATTTGTTCCAGTGGCAAAACGGTGGGTGGTAGAAAGAAGCATATCTTGGACTAATTATTTCCGCAGGCTAGTCAAAGACTATGAATATACCACATCTTCGTCAGTTGCATGGCTATATTTAGCAAATACCCAATTAATGTTACAACGAATATGTCTTAAAAACCAAACTTAA
- a CDS encoding DinB family protein, with the protein MLEIFKQSLWTQFGASIDSLKNAIEMWPEEYWYTDTRFFYNAYHCLIMLDYYLTIPYTGEFPSTLSFIFSEPGVQVEGVLGDMVPNRIYSKEEMLAYLNRSREKCRNFIDNLTEHQMQERWIEGPEDYDMNYAVPEILFYNMRHVQHHAAQLNMLLRQKIDQSPGWVFRAEED; encoded by the coding sequence ATGCTGGAAATCTTTAAACAGAGTCTTTGGACTCAATTCGGAGCGAGTATTGATTCACTGAAAAATGCCATTGAAATGTGGCCTGAGGAATATTGGTATACCGATACCAGGTTTTTTTATAATGCATACCATTGCCTGATTATGCTGGATTATTATCTGACTATTCCTTATACAGGTGAATTTCCGTCAACGCTATCTTTCATTTTTTCGGAGCCGGGCGTACAAGTTGAAGGTGTGCTGGGAGATATGGTTCCAAACCGGATATATTCGAAAGAAGAAATGCTGGCCTATCTGAATAGATCACGTGAAAAGTGCAGGAATTTTATTGATAACCTGACTGAACATCAAATGCAAGAGCGCTGGATCGAAGGACCAGAGGATTATGATATGAATTATGCGGTGCCTGAAATCCTTTTCTACAACATGCGGCACGTTCAACATCACGCAGCTCAACTCAACATGCTCCTCCGCCAAAAGATTGACCAGTCACCCGGCTGGGTATTTCGCGCAGAGGAAGATTGA
- a CDS encoding helix-turn-helix transcriptional regulator has product MKNTIKVERAKKNWTQADLAKYIGVSRQGLNSIETGKFIPSTLLALRMAKVFDTTVEVLFQLDDSEHEY; this is encoded by the coding sequence ATGAAAAATACGATAAAGGTTGAACGCGCGAAGAAAAACTGGACACAAGCCGACCTGGCAAAATACATCGGGGTGTCGCGGCAGGGATTAAATTCTATTGAAACTGGAAAATTTATCCCGTCTACTTTACTTGCTTTACGGATGGCAAAAGTCTTTGATACTACTGTTGAAGTATTGTTTCAACTGGATGATTCAGAGCATGAGTATTGA
- a CDS encoding YMGG-like glycine zipper-containing protein has product MKLLVSILCAACFLNACNNGSNQEAEALKAKQATIDSMQVVIAKQAVVDSMNHVMAEREAAAQAEKEAQIEEKNSQVAANNNAAPVASKKKGWNHTAKGAVVGAGTGAITGAIINKDRAKGALIGSVIGAGAGAGTGAIVDAVKKKKNKSN; this is encoded by the coding sequence ATGAAATTATTAGTTTCAATTTTATGTGCCGCTTGTTTTTTAAATGCCTGTAATAATGGCTCTAACCAGGAAGCAGAAGCACTAAAAGCAAAGCAGGCAACGATAGATTCGATGCAGGTTGTAATCGCAAAACAAGCCGTAGTTGACTCCATGAATCATGTAATGGCAGAACGCGAAGCAGCGGCACAAGCAGAAAAGGAAGCCCAAATTGAGGAAAAAAACAGCCAGGTTGCAGCAAATAACAACGCAGCACCAGTCGCATCCAAGAAGAAAGGATGGAACCATACTGCGAAAGGAGCGGTCGTCGGAGCCGGTACAGGAGCAATTACCGGTGCAATAATAAATAAGGACCGTGCAAAAGGTGCGCTGATTGGCAGCGTGATCGGAGCAGGTGCCGGAGCCGGTACTGGAGCAATTGTAGATGCAGTTAAAAAGAAGAAAAATAAATCGAATTAA
- a CDS encoding phospholipase A: MLKIYTLTILSFCLIQSKAQTIADQSVRIKSISERWELADSTRRGTFLLTSYKPFYFSLGRWSSNPNRQPYSENPAYSVPAPTDYNHYEARFHISFKVKLLQKIFWGKGDLWAGYTQKAHWQIYNTGVSRPFRELNYEPELILNFPIRYKFLGFEGRTLGVAFNHQSNGRELPHSRSWNRIMFHTSMERKNWQITLRPWIRLKDTDDENPMILDYIGRGEVTVVYGRPKHQIYFVGTHPFTFGSINRGSAQLNWVFQIHGHLKGHAQMSAGYGETLIDYNHAQNTFGLGISFIDW; this comes from the coding sequence ATGCTCAAAATCTACACGCTGACCATACTTTCTTTCTGTCTGATCCAAAGTAAAGCACAAACAATTGCTGACCAGTCTGTCCGTATTAAAAGTATATCAGAAAGATGGGAGCTTGCGGACTCCACGCGCAGGGGCACTTTCCTGCTTACTTCGTACAAGCCTTTTTATTTTTCGTTAGGGCGCTGGTCAAGTAATCCCAACCGGCAGCCTTACAGCGAAAACCCGGCATACAGCGTTCCGGCGCCAACGGATTATAACCATTATGAAGCCCGCTTTCATATCAGTTTCAAGGTTAAATTGCTTCAGAAGATTTTCTGGGGAAAGGGTGACCTTTGGGCCGGATATACACAAAAGGCGCATTGGCAAATCTATAACACCGGCGTTTCCAGGCCTTTCAGGGAGCTTAATTACGAACCTGAATTAATCCTTAATTTCCCGATCCGCTATAAATTTCTCGGTTTTGAAGGCAGGACTTTGGGAGTTGCATTTAACCATCAGTCTAACGGGAGAGAGCTTCCGCATTCGAGAAGCTGGAACAGGATCATGTTTCACACGAGTATGGAAAGGAAAAACTGGCAGATTACCCTGCGTCCATGGATCAGGCTTAAAGATACAGATGATGAAAATCCTATGATTCTGGATTATATAGGCAGAGGCGAGGTAACGGTGGTTTATGGACGTCCGAAACACCAGATCTATTTTGTAGGAACACATCCCTTCACTTTTGGATCCATCAACCGGGGCAGTGCGCAGCTAAACTGGGTTTTTCAGATTCATGGCCATTTAAAAGGCCACGCACAGATGTCGGCAGGTTATGGAGAAACCCTGATCGATTACAATCATGCACAGAATACCTTTGGACTGGGAATTTCTTTTATTGATTGGTGA
- a CDS encoding glycosyltransferase family 9 protein, with amino-acid sequence MSFKRTINNLRRGLMQKLTGNIGTSSVGKPVGQKEISEIKRVLISRPNHRLGNLLLITPLLQEISETLPNSTIDLFVKGTLSPLVFKNYDNINRIIQLPKKPFSSFSAYLNGWFFIKRNRYDIVINVIEGSSSGKLSAKFANAKYKFFGNVDKDMLLRYSDSGHMAKYPVYSFRNYLSELGFVENKNPVPPLSLKLSSSELAEGKKIVFNLVKNDKKTICLFTNATGDKIYTESWWGDFYERLKTEFPECNIIEILPVENTSQIGFLAPTYSHKDVRVVGSFIANTAVFIGADSGMMHLASAVPTPTVGLFKVTNTDLYEPYNNIHSVAIDTNTSNMDDWMSILKKFLGINEINNCFSYSGLFHKVCFWTGQ; translated from the coding sequence ATGAGTTTTAAAAGAACAATCAATAATCTAAGACGTGGTTTGATGCAGAAACTGACCGGAAATATCGGCACTTCGTCTGTCGGCAAGCCTGTTGGTCAAAAGGAAATATCTGAAATAAAAAGGGTTTTAATCAGCCGGCCAAACCACAGGCTAGGAAATCTTTTATTAATTACTCCGCTTTTACAGGAAATTTCAGAAACCCTTCCGAATTCTACAATTGATCTGTTCGTAAAAGGAACTTTATCGCCGCTGGTATTTAAAAATTACGATAACATCAACCGCATTATTCAGTTACCAAAAAAACCTTTCAGTAGTTTTTCAGCATATCTGAATGGTTGGTTTTTTATCAAAAGAAACCGTTATGATATTGTGATTAATGTGATTGAAGGTTCATCATCAGGAAAACTTTCTGCAAAATTCGCCAATGCGAAATATAAATTTTTCGGAAACGTGGATAAAGATATGCTGCTCCGGTATTCCGACTCCGGACACATGGCAAAATATCCTGTTTACAGCTTTCGTAATTACTTAAGTGAGCTGGGATTTGTGGAAAATAAAAATCCCGTACCGCCATTAAGCCTAAAATTAAGCTCTTCGGAATTAGCAGAGGGCAAAAAAATAGTATTTAATCTGGTGAAAAATGACAAAAAAACGATCTGTCTTTTCACGAATGCAACCGGTGATAAAATTTACACGGAATCGTGGTGGGGAGATTTTTATGAAAGATTAAAAACTGAATTTCCGGAATGTAATATCATTGAAATTTTACCCGTTGAAAATACTTCACAAATTGGCTTCCTAGCACCTACTTATTCCCATAAGGATGTTCGGGTAGTTGGCTCATTTATTGCAAATACGGCTGTTTTCATTGGTGCGGATAGCGGGATGATGCATCTGGCCAGTGCAGTTCCAACACCCACAGTAGGGCTTTTTAAAGTTACCAATACCGACTTGTACGAACCTTATAATAACATCCATAGTGTAGCAATTGACACCAATACCAGTAATATGGATGATTGGATGAGCATTCTAAAAAAATTCTTAGGGATAAATGAAATTAATAACTGCTTTTCTTATTCTGGTTTGTTTCACAAAGTCTGCTTTTGGACAGGCCAATAA